The following nucleotide sequence is from Flavobacterium sp. N1736.
TTAAACCGAGTTTTTTGGCTTCGGCAATCATTCTTCTGCCGGGCGTAATGCCGCCGCATTTCATTAGTTTTATATTTACTCCATGAAAATGATTGTAACATTTTGCAACATCACTTTCTGTAATACAACTTTCATCGGCTATAATTGGTAAAACTGAGTGTTTAAAAACTTCTTTTTGACCTTCCCAATCATTGGCTTTTAAAGGCTGTTCGATAAATTCAACATTTAAGTTTTTTAGAATTTCCGCATTCGATAATGTTTCATCAACAGTCCAGGCGCAATTAGCATCAACTCTAAAAATCGCGTCGCTGTGTTTTCGTAATTCCGTTACAATCGCAATATCTTCCGGAGTTCCGAGTTTTATTTTATAAATTGGCCACGGAAGTTCCTTCATTTTGGCAATCATATTTTCGATGCTTCCAATTCCGATAGTATAATTAGTTAAGGGATTATGTGAAATGTCATAATTCCATAATTCATATAATTTCTCGTCTTTTTTGCGGGCATAAAGATCATTATATGCATTGTCTAAAGCGCATAAAGCAAATGGATTATCTTTTAAAAACGGACTTATTTTGTTCCAAAATTCCTCTGGAGTTTCACTATTTGTATTTTCTACAAGACTTCGAATTTGTTCAATATCATTTTGAAGAATTTCAATCGTAATATTATAATAGGGATTTGAAGTTGCTTCTCCAAAACCCGAAAAATTATGATCTCTTAATTCAACAATAAGCGAAGGCTGAAAATCAATTGACTTTCTTGAAATTCTAAAAGTATGTTTTAATTTAAGGTCGTACCCTTTTAATATCAATTCCATACATAAATATTTTGAAGCGTACTCTTTTGCGTTTTAGATTTAAAAACAATATTTTAGCTAAAAATAATAAATTGATGAATACCGAAGAAGAAAAGATAAGTTTACTTTTAGAAATGATTGCTTTTTCGACAGTTGACGGTCAATTGCATAAACGCGAATTGGAATTTCTGTGGCTTGTGGCGCAGGAATTAAATATTGATCAGAAACTTTTTCAGGATTTATTTCATCAGGAAATTACACCGCAAATTATAAAATCGGAGTTTCAGCGAATTCAGCAATTTTACAGATTGGCTTTGATTATGCATTGCGATGGTGTTTTGCATGAAAAAGAAGCTACGGCAATACAGCAAATTGCAATCAAAATGGGATTAAATCCAACTGCAACAAAGCGGGTTTTAGATCTAATGAAAAAAGCACCAAATGCAATGATT
It contains:
- a CDS encoding excinuclease ABC subunit B → MNTEEEKISLLLEMIAFSTVDGQLHKRELEFLWLVAQELNIDQKLFQDLFHQEITPQIIKSEFQRIQQFYRLALIMHCDGVLHEKEATAIQQIAIKMGLNPTATKRVLDLMKKAPNAMIDPRKLLKVFQEQHN
- a CDS encoding dipeptide epimerase, with the translated sequence MELILKGYDLKLKHTFRISRKSIDFQPSLIVELRDHNFSGFGEATSNPYYNITIEILQNDIEQIRSLVENTNSETPEEFWNKISPFLKDNPFALCALDNAYNDLYARKKDEKLYELWNYDISHNPLTNYTIGIGSIENMIAKMKELPWPIYKIKLGTPEDIAIVTELRKHSDAIFRVDANCAWTVDETLSNAEILKNLNVEFIEQPLKANDWEGQKEVFKHSVLPIIADESCITESDVAKCYNHFHGVNIKLMKCGGITPGRRMIAEAKKLGLKTMVGCMTESTVGISAIAHLLPELDYVDMDGPLLLAEDIASGVTIKNGKTFYPDRTGTGVILF